From the genome of Brienomyrus brachyistius isolate T26 chromosome 8, BBRACH_0.4, whole genome shotgun sequence, one region includes:
- the manbal gene encoding protein MANBAL, with product MTPELDLTPPEVPEPTFLENVLRYGLFLGAIFQLVCILAVIIPSSKVHNQEEAEHSDTQGTEQSKKVKGSVPQPRQKPKKESKKKR from the exons ATGACGCCGGAACTGGATCTAACACCCCCTGAGGTTCCCGAACCGACTTTCCTGGAAAATGTCCTGCGTTATGGTCTCTTCCTGGGTGCCATATTTCAGCTTGTATGTATTCTTGCCGTGATAATACCTTCTTCAAAGGTGCACAACCAG GAGGAGGCtgaacacagtgacacacaagGCACAGAACAGAGCAAGAAAGTTAAAGGATCAGTTCCTCAGCCCCGACAGAAACCAAAGAAAGAGAGCAAGAAGAAAAGATGA